In Quercus robur chromosome 11, dhQueRobu3.1, whole genome shotgun sequence, the following proteins share a genomic window:
- the LOC126705911 gene encoding uncharacterized protein LOC126705911 isoform X2: protein MPMASSPSLLVSAPLSLPLPRARQRPFVFSPSRTKPDPTRPASFPFHSRTFPRVPSPSPHLPLKLLCSRESKVFCGWWSQSQGKQSDIIFACDTAKLQLQKNRGRSQF, encoded by the exons ATGCCTATGGCTTCCTCTCCTTCTCTTTTAGTTTCGGCTccgctctctctccctctcccacGCGCTCGACAACGCCCCTTCGTTTTCTCTCCCTCTCGgaccaaacccgacccgacccgacccgcctcATTCCCTTTCCATTCCCGCACCTTCCCTAGGGTTCCATCTCCATCTCCTCATCTCCCTCTCAAGCTTCTCTGCTCGCGCGAATCCAAAG TTTTTTGCGGATGGTGGAGTCAATCTCAGGGGAAACAAAGCGATATAATTTTTGCTTGTGATACAGCAAAG CTCCAGTTACAAAAGAATCGTGGGAGAAGTCAATTCTGA
- the LOC126707393 gene encoding scopoletin glucosyltransferase-like, with amino-acid sequence MGSKSGQLHIFFFPLMGYGHLIPTMDMAKLFAERGVKATIVTTPRNVPLFSKTRGTNIDIRIIKFPAVEAGLPEGCENIDTLTSLEMTLKFVKATNMLQQPLEQLLEEYQPSCLVADMFFPWATDVAAKFGIPRLVFGGTSFFYLSSQHSLKLYEPHKKVFSDSEPFVIPSFPGEIKLTRKQLPDFTLQEVETDFSKLLKEAMESEFTSYGVVVNSFYELEPAYADHYRKVLGRKAWHIGPVSLCNKDAEDKAQRGKEASIDEQECLKWLSTKKLNSVIYICFGSMPKFSDSQLFELAMGLEASEQQFIWVVRKSKNEKEEEDWLPKGFERRMKGKGLIIRGWAPQVLILDHEAVGGFVTHCGWNSTLEGVASGVPMVTWPMASEQFYNEKLITQVLKIGISIGVQQWTWVVDGIKREAIEKAMRQILVGEEVARAKALGEMARKAVEEGGSSYSDLNALIEELRLYCL; translated from the coding sequence ATGGGTAGCAAAAGTGGTCAGCTTCACATATTCTTCTTCCCTTTGATGGGCTATGGCCACCTTATACCAACGATGGACATGGCCAAGCTATTCGCAGAGCGAGGTGTGAAGGCAACGATTGTCACTACTCCTCGGAACGTGCCTTTATTCTCCAAAACCCGTGGCACCAACATTGATATCCGAATCATCAAGTTCCCGGCTGTAGAGGCTGGCCTGCCTGAAGGATGTGAGAACATTGACACATTGACTTCCCTAGAAATGACTCTCAAATTTGTCAAAGCCACTAATATGCTCCAACAACCGCTAGAGCAACTACTAGAAGAGTACCAACCTAGTTGCCTTGTTGCTGACATGTTCTTTCCATGGGCAACTGATGTTGCAGCTAAATTTGGTATTCCTAGACTTGTTTTCGGGGGAACCAGTTTTTTTTACCTGTCTTCACAACATAGTTTGAAACTATATGAACCCCACAAGAAAGTTTTCTCCGATTCTGAACCTTTTGTTATTCCTAGTTTTCCAGGAGAGATAAAGTTGACAAGGAAGCAACTTCCTGACTTCACTCTGCAAGAAGTTGAAACAGACTTTTCCAAGTTGTTGAAAGAAGCTATGGAGTCGGAGTTTACAAGCTATGGGGTGGTTGTTAACAGCTTCTATGAGCTTGAGCCGGCTTATGCAGATCATTACAGGAAAGTTTTGGGAAGAAAGGCATGGCATATAGGTCCAGTTTCACTATGCAACAAGGATGCTGAAGATAAAGCCCAAAGGGGAAAGGAAGCTTCCATTGATGAACAGGAATGTTTAAAGTGGCTTAGTACAAAGAAACTCAATTcggttatttatatatgttttgggAGTATGCCAAAATTCAGTGATTCTCAGCTTTTCGAACTTGCAATGGGTCTTGAGGCTTCAGAACAACAATTCATTTGGGTTGTGAGGAAAAgcaaaaatgagaaagaagaggaagattgGCTACCTAAAGGATTTGAGAGAAGAATGAAAGGTAAAGGATTAATTATAAGAGGTTGGGCACCCCAAGTTTTGATTCTTGATCATGAAGCAGTTGGAGGATTTGTGACTCATTGCGGGTGGAACTCGACCTTAGAAGGAGTGGCTTCAGGGGTGCCCATGGTCACATGGCCTATGGCTTCTGAGCAGTTTTACAATGAGAAGTTGATAACTCAAGTACTGAAAATTGGAATTAGTATTGGTGTTCAACAATGGACTTGGGTGGTAGACGGTATCAAGAGGGAAGCAATAGAGAAGGCAATGAGGCAAATTTTGGTGGGTGAAGAAGTGGCCAGAGCCAAGGCACTTGGAGAGATGGCAAGGAAGGCCGTTGAAGAAGGAGGATCATCATACTCTGATTTGAATGCTTTAATTGAAGAATTAAGGTTGTATTGCCTTTGA
- the LOC126705911 gene encoding thioredoxin M3, chloroplastic isoform X1: protein MPMASSPSLLVSAPLSLPLPRARQRPFVFSPSRTKPDPTRPASFPFHSRTFPRVPSPSPHLPLKLLCSRESKAPVTKESWEKSILKSEIPVLVEFYASWCGPCRMVHRVIDEISVEYSGRLKCFVLNTDNDSEIAEDYEIKAVPVVLLFKDGEKRDSVVGTMPKEFYVAAIERVLKS, encoded by the exons ATGCCTATGGCTTCCTCTCCTTCTCTTTTAGTTTCGGCTccgctctctctccctctcccacGCGCTCGACAACGCCCCTTCGTTTTCTCTCCCTCTCGgaccaaacccgacccgacccgacccgcctcATTCCCTTTCCATTCCCGCACCTTCCCTAGGGTTCCATCTCCATCTCCTCATCTCCCTCTCAAGCTTCTCTGCTCGCGCGAATCCAAAG CTCCAGTTACAAAAGAATCGTGGGAGAAGTCAATTCTGAAGAGTGAAATCCCTGTCCTTGTTGAATTTTATGCGAGTTGGTGTGGCCCTTGCAGGATGGTCCACCGGGTGATTGATGAGATTTCAGTAGAGTATTCTGGGAGACTTAAATGCTTTGTGCTCAACACTGATAATGACTCAGAGATCGCTGAGGACTACGAAATTAAGGCTGTACCTGTGGTTTTACTGTTTAAGGATGGGGAGAAACGTGACTCTGTGGTAGGTACCATGCCAAAGGAGTTCTATGTGGCTGCCATTGAGAGGGTACTGAAATCTTAA